GCATCAACCTCTGGGTCAGGCAGTTGATCTGGCTCCTCCTCCAGGCTGTTGCATGAAAACAGGGCCCTGAAAGTGCTTGGTCTCTGGTCCTCCTCCACTCTGGGACATGCTGCACTTTCGGACAAAGCCCCACAGTCCTGGCTTGCCTGGGGGTCCTTCCCAGGGGCTTGGCCCTCTGGGTAGGGAGGCGGTCTTGGCACGAGGTCTTCCTCCATACTTGTTGCATTTGAGGGGATACGGAATGCTGTCATGGCCCAAAATGGAGCAGGGCCATGTCGGTCCAGCCTCTGCCGTGCACTCTCTCGATATGAAACATCCTTGGTGGTTGGTCCATCACTTTGGGTGAATAGTGTTTCACAGTGCTCCTGATTCGTAGGATCCTGGGACTGGTGGACCACAGGTTTCTTGGACTCTGGTGACCTGTTTCCTCTCGCTGGGGTGCCGGTGATGACGGCCACAGGTGGACACTTGGGCCTGGTGGCGGGATCGGTGGCACCGGGCTGGTTCTGGCCCGCTTCACCAGGCCTGCCGACAGACCGCAGCTGGACCGAGCGAAGTACAGTGGGCGTGATGGCCACGGGAAACGGGCCGGAAGCTTCCGTTTTGGCAGAAGCAGCTGCCATAcgggcccctgctcctgcagctgctTCCGTTTTGGCAGAAGCAGCTGCCATACGGgcccctgctgctgcagctacTGCCGCCGTTTTCTGCTTATTCTGGTGAAGGACGTGCATCTGGCTTCTGTGGGCCAAAGGCTTGTTGAGGACGTGAAGAGCACTTAGGTCGAGATGGGTCGGAGGTATAATGGGTAGCTCAAGGTCTCTCTTGGATGAGGTGCCTCCGTCCctggaggagaactgctgctgctgtagggatgagagagaggactTTCTCTCTGGGACTTTAGGCTTCCGCTTGCCACTGGTCGGGGACCAAGGCCCAGGGAAGAAGGCTGAGGGGAAGGAAGAGGTTGGCGTCTCTGACTGGCTGGAGTAGCCACTGGAGGGCGACGCCAAGCCTGCTAGCTTCTCCGGAGAGGCCAGCTGGAACTCACTCTCCACAGAGGGAAGGGAAGGTGTGGTGGGTCTGGAGCCAGACTGGGAGTTCTGCGATTCTGAGCTCTCCTGCGACTTCATACATTCGATGACTGTTGTGCCCGTAGCAGTGCTGGAGTTGGACAATGACCGGTAGGGATCGTTGGTTGATTTCAAGTCATTGAGGAGCCAGAGATCTGCATAGTCAGACTGTACAGCGCCCTCATCCTTAAAGGAATGCGTATCTGTGGAACTGAATAGGGTCGGGTCGGTGATGTTGTCTGCAGCCTCCGCACCCCAGGCCTGCACCGGCTCCTCAACTGAACTCGGATTCTCCGACTGACTCTGACCCGGGGGTCCGGCCAGGTCTAGCTGTAGCTTCATCTCCCTGGAAGACAATGGCAGGTGCTGCCCGCTATTCATCTTTGGTTCGTTCTTGTCGGGAACGCTTGCGCAACTGCTCAATTTCCTCAACGACGAACTGCGTTTTGGTGGGGCTGGCTTCACCTTTGGTTTTTTCAAGGAAAGGCAGTGCCTTCCCAGTGCCCTGTGGTGGTCGCTGCTGTGATCTGGCTGACGGTATCTGCTCATGCTGGCCGCAGCACTTACTGTGCTGCACTGGCTGTGGCCATCGGTGCTGCCCGTGGCTGCATAGTTATAAAGGTAGCTACTGCTCTCTTTGAGGCCGCAGTCAAAGTGCATGGAGGTGTAGTAGCCCTCCGTGTCTACGGAGAAGTGCGAGCTGGAGTCTGCCTTTTCTGACGGTGGCTTGTCAGGGAGGCTCTCGTACGTGGCCATGCTCGCAAAACTGGGGCAGCCCAGGCCGGTATCTTCGCTGTTCCTGGGTCGCGGTGGACTGAAGTCCTGGCAGCAGGACTTGCTGTGCTGATGGTGTAGGTAGTTCCACTCGCCCACACCTGCGGCTTCACCAGCCCCGACGCTTGTGTCGCTCAGCAGGTCGGCGGCAGCAGAGTCGAAGGAACCGGCCCCACGCGCCTGGACCTGCGGCCGGTCAGCCTCCGACGGGTAAGGGTCGTTGGTGAAACCGACGGGGTCCTCGCTGGCGTTCGCAGCAGTGTTGAGTGACAGCTCAGAGTCACAATGCGAGGATCCGGTCAGCGGAGGGGAGGCAGCCGGGGGGATGGTCTCCGACGTCTGGGAGGGGCAGGTGGAGCTGCTGCCACTCCAGTTGCCGCTGGAGGACTGGTGGTCGTCTTTGTGGTCCATCTGGGTGCCCAGTACCCCTGCGGCCGACACGGAGTGGATGGGGCTGCTGAAGGTGTCTGAGCTGGAGGAGATCTCGCAGCTCCCCATGTCGGCCTTGCGCGGGAGCCGGGACCTCCCCCTCTCGATCCAGCCGTGGTCGGGGCTGGcgccgcccccgccccgctgCTTGCCCTGCCGCTCGGGCGCGGCCTGGTCGTCCGTGCTCTCCTCCTCGTCCTTCAGAACCCGCTCCACGGGGCCCTGGAGGAACTCTTCCGCCTCGTAGGGGGACAGCTCCCCGTCGTCTTCGTCTTCGTCGTCATCGTCGTCGCTGTCGTCGTGGTCCTGGTCCAGCAGCCGGCCGCCCTCGCGGGGCAGGCTTCGGGAGCGCAGGCGCCCGCCCACGGCCGCCGCGAACATGGCGTCGGAGCTGTCGGGCAGGGAGGTGATGTTGCCGGTGGAGTGGGACAGGGAGGCGGGGATGCCCTGTCCCCTCTGGGCTCGGATACGGCGCCGGGAGGGCGCGGCGATCGGGAAGTCTTCCGTCTGGCAGCCCGAATCCTTGGTGTTCCCCAGGCggccactgagagagagatcgtCGCGGCTCAAGGAGAAATCGGGGTTGGTGTGCACGATTACAGTCCGCTCTCTCGCCACTGGTGATTCATCAGAGTCTGTGGGAGGACAGATCAAaagcaagtcaagtcaagtcaagtttatttattttcatacacaaggcaactcaaagcgctttacataAGACATAGAAAGACATTCCATAAAAGTGTTATTAAAGTAAATTGGAATCAAAGTGGGATTAATAGACATAGTTGAGCTCACATTCAATGAATGATTTAAACAGTGCTACAATAAACTGAATGAAATATCAAACTTAAACAGATTCATGATTTCACTGTGAAAATAGATTTGAGCTGGGAACATCAGAACAATCAAGCAATACTTAAAAATGAACAACTAAAATTAATTTTAACATCTATTTCTCCCCAAAAATACAATGCAAGTATTGAGCCAAAAAAGCAGGTCAATGCTGTCTTGTTGCTGAAACATGAAGGGCATGCCTGGCTGGTTTGTATAACCCACAGCCCCaatcatttcagcttcagacacacacaggcctgcattCAATCAATACTGTTCCTTAACTGATTTGCAAGGAAACACAATGCACGCTTTAGTGATTGCCGAATGACCCAAACCTGTGTTAATGAAGAAAACCTAACGCCGCCATTTCATTATCAGTCAATgttaaggacaaatgctgaAACTTTGGGAAGGGGTACCTAGGTCCTGCTGCACGCGTCTGGGAATGCCGGAGATGGTTTTCCGTCTTCTCAGCTTTCGTCGCCGCTGAAGCACCGACTGTGAATGAACGAGGGAGCAGCGGACACTGGCCTCTCTGTCGAAGCCCACCCCTGTGAAGAGACAGGTGGTGTGAGAGAAACGCTGGGCCACTGTCTGCCTCTTCCGCAGCCTCTCTCACTTCCTCCGCCTCTGCATGTCATTCTAATTCCTTCAAGCGGTAACCCTCTACGCTATACGTTCGGCTGTAAaaataactactactactgctactactactactactactactactgctactactactactactactacaagtCTTGTGCAACTATGTATAAATTGTAATAATTATCTTATAATTACAACATATTTGTATAATGGATTTCAAAAATTCAAGGATAATTATTATGAGTcagggaagaaaataaaatgttatacaacaacaaaatacacatcaaatgtttattacatttttttaaatgtttaatttttatttttaaatggcgcATATAAttgagaatttaaaaaatgttttagcagTTACTATCTAAAAGGTACAATTATACATGTACTCAATATTGGTAAATATAGATTAGAAAACCATCTCGAATTCAGAATTCATAGACACAGCTAAAGCAAGCTTCTCTTGACTCCAACTAACTAAGTGCTGTCTGTTTTGTCATTGTAATGAGGCTGATTGGTATTCACAGGGTGGATGCCTTCCATGCCAGGGCAGCTGTGGCTCAAACCTGAGATAGTGCAGGTTGCAGCAGGTTCAAAACCTATGACTTGCACTTTTTCACTGGAGTCTTATGATCATATAAATGTACCGCAGATAAACAGGAAAAGCACTGTGTTTGACTCTGGACTATGCTTAGTGAGTTTAGTGAGTCAGTCATAACATACTTATAATAGACACAGTAGACCACAGTTGCTCTAAGTGAATTAAGTGAATATGGGAACCCACAACATCTCTGTCCTAAACCAAAACATTCAAGCTACTGGGTGACTCATACGGTTCACTGCGGTG
This region of Conger conger chromosome 17, fConCon1.1, whole genome shotgun sequence genomic DNA includes:
- the LOC133116371 gene encoding actin remodeling regulator NHS-like, with protein sequence MALGCCVPWRAHAVSNLDVESKLTAHFQAPWHQQRNVFHPSTRPACVEELHQQAKLHLRALNPDQQQRQRASSRERRVTVSITVAPPMPSYPSPRTLRRHEQRSRHLRTSERTRSASPTECCHFGPWSRKAPAPTEPDTEVVTLGQRPKCPVRNVPTTLDKQTNWSKALPLPTPEQRLRNESQVISSCIIPINVTGVGFDREASVRCSLVHSQSVLQRRRKLRRRKTISGIPRRVQQDLDSDESPVARERTVIVHTNPDFSLSRDDLSLSGRLGNTKDSGCQTEDFPIAAPSRRRIRAQRGQGIPASLSHSTGNITSLPDSSDAMFAAAVGGRLRSRSLPREGGRLLDQDHDDSDDDDDEDEDDGELSPYEAEEFLQGPVERVLKDEEESTDDQAAPERQGKQRGGGGASPDHGWIERGRSRLPRKADMGSCEISSSSDTFSSPIHSVSAAGVLGTQMDHKDDHQSSSGNWSGSSSTCPSQTSETIPPAASPPLTGSSHCDSELSLNTAANASEDPVGFTNDPYPSEADRPQVQARGAGSFDSAAADLLSDTSVGAGEAAGVGEWNYLHHQHSKSCCQDFSPPRPRNSEDTGLGCPSFASMATYESLPDKPPSEKADSSSHFSVDTEGYYTSMHFDCGLKESSSYLYNYAATGSTDGHSQCSTVSAAASMSRYRQPDHSSDHHRALGRHCLSLKKPKVKPAPPKRSSSLRKLSSCASVPDKNEPKMNSGQHLPLSSREMKLQLDLAGPPGQSQSENPSSVEEPVQAWGAEAADNITDPTLFSSTDTHSFKDEGAVQSDYADLWLLNDLKSTNDPYRSLSNSSTATGTTVIECMKSQESSESQNSQSGSRPTTPSLPSVESEFQLASPEKLAGLASPSSGYSSQSETPTSSFPSAFFPGPWSPTSGKRKPKVPERKSSLSSLQQQQFSSRDGGTSSKRDLELPIIPPTHLDLSALHVLNKPLAHRSQMHVLHQNKQKTAAVAAAAGARMAAASAKTEAAAGAGARMAAASAKTEASGPFPVAITPTVLRSVQLRSVGRPGEAGQNQPGATDPATRPKCPPVAVITGTPARGNRSPESKKPVVHQSQDPTNQEHCETLFTQSDGPTTKDVSYRESARQRLDRHGPAPFWAMTAFRIPSNATSMEEDLVPRPPPYPEGQAPGKDPQASQDCGALSESAACPRVEEDQRPSTFRALFSCNSLEEEPDQLPDPEVDASALCLAKIHSPPAQSDDTKKSDFGPSDSPDEVPVITCQSEASQAYTISDAGGRVEEYDTSGVPTRSASQDNVDDGSTPDTEDYFSKESTPSDSVISPLTDETRPEDDSVFLSPTKLRTTEDLFAMIHRSKRKVLGRKDSGDVNAKNRPSAASASATAPITTATSPNAPSTPSTPSTPSTPSTPSTPSTPSTPTTGSQRTPGPIYRSAKKSSTSNEEFKLLLLKKGSRTDSSYRMSATEILKSPVTPKHPGDLAVGDSPREPEELPFPLQQSPSGAEHSPGPFPRANVEGFSPKLYQASAASRQGRSRVPPAASSSRYSARSRLYTAPMQAISEGETENSDGSPHDDRSSQGSAS